A window of Longispora fulva contains these coding sequences:
- a CDS encoding helix-turn-helix transcriptional regulator, producing MLEILGLSDPTARVYQAMLSHPGRGVAVLAEVAELTEAQVRAALNELADLELLRPQLDGTQRPVSPEIGLTALLAAAESEVADKQRQIEATRAAIAAIATEHEAHRAQSSDSAIRLEGLVAVRARLEELSVLAREECLSLNPGGAHRPDARSASAPLNQQALERGVRIQTVCRDSFRNDLATLAYARWLTNLGGQMRTVPTVPMPLIIIDRRIAVLPIDPVDPTIGALEVTSPGILAASCALFDHLWSTGTPFATAVTTDEQGLTPQERTLLELADAGHTDESAARKLGVSARTVKRAMAELMERLRATSRFQAGANAARRGWI from the coding sequence ATGTTGGAGATACTGGGGCTCTCTGACCCGACGGCGCGGGTGTACCAGGCCATGCTGTCGCACCCAGGCCGCGGAGTGGCGGTCCTCGCCGAGGTCGCCGAGCTGACCGAGGCCCAGGTCCGCGCGGCACTCAACGAACTCGCCGACCTGGAACTCCTGCGACCGCAGCTCGACGGCACCCAGCGCCCGGTCAGCCCGGAGATCGGTCTGACAGCCCTGCTGGCAGCGGCCGAGAGCGAGGTGGCCGACAAGCAGCGCCAGATCGAGGCCACCCGGGCGGCGATCGCCGCGATCGCCACCGAGCACGAGGCGCACCGCGCCCAGAGTTCCGACAGCGCGATCCGGCTAGAAGGGCTGGTCGCCGTCCGGGCCAGGCTGGAGGAACTGTCCGTCCTCGCCCGGGAGGAGTGCCTGTCGCTCAATCCCGGCGGCGCGCACCGTCCCGACGCCCGGAGCGCCTCGGCGCCCCTCAACCAACAGGCCCTCGAACGCGGGGTCCGGATCCAGACGGTCTGCCGGGACAGCTTCCGCAACGACCTCGCCACCCTGGCCTACGCGCGCTGGCTGACCAACCTGGGCGGCCAGATGCGCACCGTACCCACGGTGCCGATGCCCCTGATCATCATCGACCGCCGGATCGCGGTGCTCCCCATCGACCCCGTGGACCCGACGATCGGCGCCCTGGAGGTGACCAGCCCCGGGATCCTGGCGGCCTCATGCGCCCTGTTCGACCATCTGTGGAGCACCGGCACGCCCTTCGCGACCGCGGTCACCACCGACGAACAGGGCCTGACTCCACAGGAACGCACCCTGCTGGAACTCGCCGACGCCGGCCACACCGACGAGAGCGCCGCCCGCAAGCTGGGGGTGTCGGCGCGGACGGTCAAGCGGGCGATGGCCGAACTGATGGAGCGGCTGCGCGCCACCAGCCGGTTCCAGGCCGGGGCCAACGCCGCCCGGCGGGGCTGGATCTGA